Below is a window of Pseudomonadota bacterium DNA.
TGCTGTGGGCGGTGTTCCCGGCGAACATCCACATGGCCGTGAACCGCGTGCAGCCCGAGGGGATGAAGCTCTCCGACACCGCCTTGTGGTTGCGGCTGCCGTTGCAGTTCGTGTTGATGTACATCGTCTGGTGGTGCGCCTGTCGGGTTCGTTGAGCACGTCTTCTCGTGGGCTTGACCCGCAGGGCTGAACCGAGGGTAGTGTCGAACATCTGCGGGTGAAGCAAGTCGTCATCCACACCGATGGGTCATGCCTGGGAAACCCCGGGCCTGGTGGCTGGGCCGCCATTCTGCACTACGGCAAGCACGAGCGCGAGATGGTGGGGTCAGAGCCCATGACCACCAACAACCGCATGGAGGTGCTGGCCGCGGTCGAAGCGCTCGAGGCGCTGCGCGAGCCGTGCGAGGTCGAGCTCCACTCTGACTCGTCGTATCTCGTGAATGCCTTCGGCAAGGGCTGGGTAGACAAGTGGGT
It encodes the following:
- a CDS encoding ribonuclease HI; translation: MKQVVIHTDGSCLGNPGPGGWAAILHYGKHEREMVGSEPMTTNNRMEVLAAVEALEALREPCEVELHSDSSYLVNAFGKGWVDKWVRNGWRTAGGDPVKNVDLWQRLIALSDKHRVTFRYVAGHSGHPLNERCDELARGAATEVKAKAGAS